The following nucleotide sequence is from Acyrthosiphon pisum isolate AL4f chromosome A2, pea_aphid_22Mar2018_4r6ur, whole genome shotgun sequence.
TTTAAACGCGGTATTTCTCTATTGTGATAttggaattaataattatattttgttaagaacaaaattgaatataaagttGATAAActtagtaaatatattgtaaatatgtcTAGCCattgttaattttcttttgaaattaaaaattatatacatatgtattcaGTAATGtttgttcattgtttttttaaataaatttacttcaacttttatatatttttgagtacctatataattacttttttttaacaattcttAACAATGGACTTAAtttaatcactttttttttactatttttatgggaaataataatataaacgactTGATACGTAGTTAAaacaaaacttttaatttagaaaCATACCgagtatgaatattaatataatgtgtaaacatattatacaattataatttaatttttatttaattacgtCAATTAGGTTCTGGtaaatgttattgtttgttTTCACCACTTCTAGAAtctgtgtaaaaattaattttatcttttttttttcaattactattttttttgttacgttaactatatatataattttattttattttatctttgctTTCCACacttaatataactatttatttgtattcaaacacttaaaaaacattttaactaacatcattctataataaaaaaaaaaataatatacgagttATGAATGTTTATTACAACAAGAAAAAGggttgatatatttaaaatatatcttacaatgataaaccaaaatattatttatatttattataaactaatttttcatCAAAGATGACGTAATTGTTTATTCCGAAATATGCAATGTTAAGTTTAAGAAgcttaaaacataatttttttaatcagaaCATCGtatgttataagtaggtataaaatgcTACTAAATCGATTAGAGAATAAAGTATATTCTTCAAAGAAAACAAAACGTATTTTTtcgtaacaatatttaaaatttattcatttctactaattttataatcattaacaacacacaaatatatataaaaaatctgttgtaatacaaaattttgaacattaacccgtattttttttcaaacaaatgtttcaataaaatatcttaagcGTTAAAAATTCGATGTTGAACATTTGAttcttttatatgtattaatattagaaaaatttcatgagttgaaaaatataaaaccaaaatgtatgtatataatatgtgaacaatagtgtcataacataatataattaaaataataacaatgttgaTCTAATTTCCATACTTTAAACAgtacaaatgtttataatatagtcccaatcttaattaatatttcccacagtagaaaaatgtttaatagctaataatttttttatggttcATGACTTTCTCCAGAGATCTCAAATTGTCCCACCAGTTTGTCAATTCGTTTTGTGCAATTAGATTAAACCACGGTGTAATTGGATGTCTTAAGTTCTTTaagaaattattcatttttgatttgggGATATACAGGGCAGTACTCACTTCATCTGGATTGGGGTCCAAAGCAACGTCTTtgtgcaaaataaatatataatcaatttcGTGTTCGCCCCAAGTCCCATCTCCTTCGGacatgtacctaaataatacatcaagtcAGGCACCaaattttttcaatgtattGATTAAGTTGTTATTACCTTATTCTGGTTATATATTGCAAGTCTTCAGGTTGACACTGGCTTGAAGGAATTCCTAATTCAAACACAAGTCTGCGACATGCAGCGGCTTTAGCGCCTTCTAAGTCTTTACGCTCGTGTTCAATCTCATACAACGGATGACTGCAACAAG
It contains:
- the LOC100166744 gene encoding isopentenyl diphosphate isomerase isoform X1 yields the protein MKLIFKSLGTVPLRRFLSTVPKPLNPVQEAALEERCILVDQHDQECGFASKRDCHRLVDGKLPLHRAFSVFLFNTKDELLLQQRSSTKITFPDHYTNSCCSHPLYEIEHERKDLEGAKAAACRRLVFELGIPSSQCQPEDLQYITRIRYMSEGDGTWGEHEIDYIFILHKDVALDPNPDEVSTALYIPKSKMNNFLKNLRHPITPWFNLIAQNELTNWWDNLRSLEKVMNHKKIISY